One Globicephala melas chromosome 9, mGloMel1.2, whole genome shotgun sequence genomic window, TGAGGCTATGCCTTCCCTCATGGTCTCCTTTGCTCCTGAAGTGACGGTTAAGAGCACCAGCGCTAGAGTTATCGTGCATGACTTCAAAGCCCCCTCCATTTCTTACTAGCCTGGAACCTTGGACAAATTGGtcactctctgtgcctcagtttcctcactgtgaAATGGGACTAATAAGAGCACCCCCTCAGCACACCTGTTGTGAGCCCCAAATGAGCTGTATGTATACCACCAACCACAGTACCTGGTAGGTAGGAAGCAGTCTCTGAGTGTTACCCATTATTTGTACTACCTATCCTCCAAGGCTTAACCCAAAGATAACATCCTCTGAATTTTCACCATTTGTGATTCTCTTCCCCCATCTGTTCTCCCACAGTGATTTCTCCATATGCCAACATTGCAACACTTGGCACTTTTCACTTTGCATTGTAGTTGAAATTGTTCTGATTTGCCCATTATGAATTCTTGAGGGCAAAAAACCTGTTTGGCTCACCTTTGTGCCCGCGTGGTACCCAGCACTGGGCCTTGCCATTGTAGGTTTTACTAACTCCCATTTCCttccggggcggggtggggagggcagagaggcaGAAGGTGGTGATGCCTACCTGAGGGTTGGCAGTTGTGTAAGAAGTTGAGcaagatttgttttttggtttttggttttttttgcggtacgcgagcctctcgctgttgtggcctctcccgttgcggagcacaggctccggacgtgcaggctcagcggccatggctcacgggcccagccgctccgcggcatgtgggatcctcccggggcacgaacacgtgccccctgcatcggcaggcgaactcccaaccaccgcgccaccagggaagacccaagaCTTGTTTCTAAAggccccttcctccacctggtTTTCTCCTCTGTCTTGGGCCTACTGTAATGAGAACTTCACACCAGATGTCAGTTTGCCCCgtgagaaccaggggagctgaAGCAGACTTCTTCAAAGTCGCTTCCGCTTTAAGCCTTGGGGGTGGGGTTATGGGGTGGTGAAGAGGCTGGAAGAGAGACACTCGCGGGGTTAGTGAGATTTGGGACAGTAGCCCTGTTCACAGCATTTAGTCCCTGGACAGGGATTCAGGTTCTGGGCTTGGTTAACGTCTGCTGAATTCAGATATTTACCTCAGTTTTTACTGAGGACCCACTGAGCTGCCTAACACTGTGAAGGATAGGATATGATTTCATTAGGGATGGAAAGAATGTTCTCAAATGCCTAAATATTTTGGAGATATAAATGACTATACAGGAAGTGCCGTAACCCAGGTGAGAACAGAGATGGTACCTTCTTTAAGGTGGTATCTCCTAGAACCTTGCACGCAGTCGGAGCTCAAGACATGTTTTTTTCAGTTGAATTGAGGCATTTACACTTGAGATGCGTTTTGAGGGATCCTAATAGACTAGGAACAGGAAGGACCTTCAAACTTCCTTGCTAATGTGGTTGGCGATAGAGGTTGACCCTCCACCTTTAAAATGTGAGCTGATAATCACAGTATCTGTCAGACTGCTCAATTCAAATGTGTGGATTATGGACTGGTGAGAAGGGGGGCACAGAAAGGACCTTGAGGCCAAATATGAAACAGGAGACTCATCATCAGTGCTACACACCTTTGACCTTCAACATAACAAAAGGTCCCATTTTTAGGAAGGCAGAGAGAGTGGAGTGagaatgggtttttttgtttggttggggtttcttttttgtttttttttctagaataccTCCACCATTGCCTTGTAAAAGTCTTGAAAAGTTATCTATGTTTATTAAAATCCTTAAATCAGTGCTACTCAAAGGATAGTCCAAAACTGGGATCAGTCCATAAACTGCTTGTTTCTGGTTCAGATGAGGAGAGTAATAGAATTGAGagtatttagaaatgtttatagTAATTTGACATTGTTGTAACAACCAACCCATGATCAGTGGGTTTGCTTTTGTATACTTttgttacttaatttttctagaaatgaatttttttttaattgtacggAAGTACTGACCTATAacaaattggggaaaaaaagctggTCCTTCACCAGGATTAGTTTGAGATGCACTTAATGCATTCTTGTGAGGTAGGCAGGTTCCAAGATGACTTCTAGTCCTCCCCTTTCCTCGAGTGTGGGCTGAACctggtgacttgcttctaacaaacagaatatggcaaaagtgatgggatgtcatttccaagattaggttacaaaaagaCTCAGCGTCTTCTGTCTTGCTTACTATCCTagtcgggctgctataacaaaataccatagaacTGTGTGGCTTACAAACAGCAGAAATTTGCTtatagttctgaaggctggaagtacAAGGTCAGGGTGCCGGCACGGttaggttctggtgagagcccttgTCTGGGTTGTAGACTGCTGGCTTCTGATTGTATCCTCACAGagaggaaggggcaagggagctttcTCAGCTGCTTTCTTAAGGGCACTTATCCCATTCATGATGGCTCTGTACTCATCACCTAATCACCTTCCAGAGGCCCCACCTtgtaataccatcaccttggaggGTAGGTGTCAACACATGAATTTCGGGGGGATAAAAGCATTCACACAGCACtaccttctctctccatctcttgctctctccctcttGGAGAGGGCTGCCGTGCTGTGAGGATCCCTATATAGGAGCTCACGTGGCAAGGCACTGGTGTCTTCAGCCGACAGCCAGTGAGAACCTGAGGCCTGCCGCAGCCATTTGAGCGAGCTTAAAGCAGATCCTTCCCTGGTTGAGGTTTGAGACGATGGTAGCCCTAGCCAACTCCTTGATCGCAGCCTTGTGAAAGACCCAAGCCAAAGGATGTACCTAAGCTGCACACGGATTCCTGACCCAGAAATGActctaagataataaatgtttcaagccactaagttgtggagttaatttgttacacagcctaGTTAACTAACAACCTGTGTCAGAAGTGGACATCAGACAAGTggaaggaaaaactaaaaatgcaaCTGCAGTTGTGTAGTATGGTTAGTGACATTCTCCATGAATCAGTTGTAACTGTGAAGTAACATTACAGTAGTACATTCTGGGTCCTTCAATAATTTGGCTTACCCCTATAAATATAAGATTGTAACTTGGCATGAAAGATATCACTAAAACACTGGCACTGTCGGCTGCTGTGAGGTGACCACAAGCATCAGCATCTTCTCCCATGGCAATCGCTTTTATCTATCCAAAATaagcaagagggcttccctggtggcgcagtggttgggagtccacctgccgatgcaggggacacgggtttgtgccccggtctgggaagatcccacatgccgcggagcggctgggcccgtgagccatggccgctgagcctgcacgtccggagcctgtgctccgcaacgggagaggccacaacagtgagaggcccgcataccacaaaaaataaaaacaaaacaaaataagcaagaaagaaaacaggtCCGAACATTGGCATCCTTCTTTTAGAAAGTTTCTGCTAATATTAGCTACAAGAAATTTAAATTCGTGGTAGAAATTCCAgggttaagcaaaaaaaaaattccaggattAATAGCATATTAAAAATCTAAGACATAAATTAAGATATAAGTCATATTATCTAGGAGGAAGAATTAAGCATAGCTAGTTTCAAAACAGGCACAGTCACTAGAATTTAAATGACTCTGCAACTGTTGAGACATTTTGCCAAAGGCTTCTGCAAAATAGGTTCATGAATGGCCTAATTTGCGATCTAATATCTAACAGTCTTGGTGATGATGAATCAACTGATACTTCGTGAAGAGGAAGAGTTTATCCTCATTCTCTTATCAGTCTATAATCTTCTGAAAGTTGCTCTGGACTTTGGGATGGTGATGCTCACCATCTGTGTGTTCACACATGGCAGTCATTGGAGGAGCTGCGACGTACTGAACCCTGCTCTGTGCTGGGACCTTTCCAGGCACGATCTCATCTACTAGTCACAGCAACTCTATGAAGTACGTATTACCTCCACTTTGTATTATCTAGATAAGGACACTGAGGTTCAGCCTCATGATACCCTGTGCCCACAGACATGCCGGTGGTAAATggcagagtcagaattcaaatGCACAATCTCTCCACTTTCCACTGCAGTTCACACCTCCTCTGTGCTGTCTGGCTTGTTTATTCATGACTCAACCTCCTGCTCCTGCAGGAGAGAATGCCCTTCCTCAATCACTGCATTCTTCCCACAGCTTTTGAAAGTGTAAAATCTGCTCGCAGTTTATCTTCTCTGCAGAGTTTCAGGGGAATTGAAGTATTGGTTTTGTCTCTCCGTACGATGCTCCACCTTCTTGATCTTTTACACAAAAATAACCATCTCTGGATTTAGAGCAGCCTGTGCGGTTCGGTGATCCCTGCACAGTTTTCACTCCTCTGGATCCACGTCAGCCTCAATTACCGTCAGTGACAAAGCAGGCACCCGTTTGGTGACAGTCATTGGGATACAAAGACATGTAAGACAAGCGCTTACAGTCTTATTAGGGAAGCAGGATGTGCACAGGGTGAAATGCATGCCACTGACCTGGAGGCATAAGACTCGTCATGTGAGAAGTATGTTTAAGGCCAGGCCTGTGCCAGGGAACGCACAAGCTAAATAGCTTTGCTGCCCGCCACCTAGTCTCTATGGTGTGAATTCTTACATTCAGGTCAAGCTTCCAAAGTCTGcagttgctgtgtgtgtgtgtgtgtgtgtgtgtgtgtgtgtgtgtgtgtgtgtgtgtgtgtgtgtgtgtgtgtgtgtgtgtgtttgtgtgtgtgtgtgtgtgtgtgtgtgtgtgtgtgtgtgtgtaaggggattgcagggacagaaaggaaattaagaagaGAGGTCTAGGGGACATTGGAGTGAGGCCGGTCGGCAGGGAATGAGAAATCTACAACAAGTTTGCAGTAGAGACATTTGGGAGCAAAGGGGAACTGCCATTGCCAACCCTCGTCCTGTCTATCACATCCAGAATGCTGGACCCCTAAGCTATCGTGGGCCTGTTCTGTTTAACCACAAACCTAGTCAGTGTGGCGAACCACTATAATAAACAACTCCCAGACTCAGTGGCTTAACCCAATGAAAGTCTACTTTCTTATTTCACAGTCCAGAAGAGGGTTTAGGATAAGGGGAGTCTGTGCTCTCTGGGGTCATTTGAGGACACAGGCCCTCTTCTTATGTGGCTCTGTCCTCCTCTGGGTCCTCAGCATCCTCTCCATTCAGCTGGCATATGGAGAAAGAGAGTAAAGAGCAAGCAGAGGAGGATTTTATGGGCCAAACCCAGAAGTGGCCCCCATGACTTCCGCTCACATGCCATTGGTCAGAACTTGGCCATGTGGCCTCACCTAAGTGCAATGGAGGCTTGGGAGGTGGGCCTAACTGTCCTCCCAAGACCAAAGGGAAAGGGTGGATACCTGTCTTTGCCACATCTGTCCCTTGGTCTTATTTTGCATTCTATTCATTCAGAAACCATTTACTCAGCACTACTGGGTATCTAGCTCTTTTtgactaaaaatattattttagccaCTCATAGGCAATTAGCACACAAATGCAAAACTAGAATGGCTTGTTCAAGGCAGAGCAGCACTTTACACTGACAGTCTGAGTGTTTAAGAAATGCTGactgaaacaacatggatggacctagagagtatcatactaagtgaagtaagtcagacagagaaagacaaatattatatgatatcgcttatatgtggaacctaaaatatgacacaaatgaacttatctacgaaacagaaacagactcacagacatagagaacagacttttggttgccaagggggagggggtttggggttagcagatgcaaactatcaatattatatatagaatggataaacaacaaggtcctactgtatagcacagggaactacattcaatatcctgtgacaaaccatcatggaaaagaatatgaaaaagaatgtatatatatgtatgaatcactttgccgtatagcagaaattaacacaacattgtaaatcaactatacttcaataaaataaaatttaaaagaaaacagaaatgatgcCTGATGAGAATGGTCAAAGCCGATGGTACGTATGTGGCGAGAGCTTGGGATTCCCCAGTCTAATCCCGGTTTGGCCCAAGCAAGTCATTTTGGGAAGGGCACCTATATCTCTGGACGCTGCACCTCTCACCTGCACAGTCAGAACTTGAACTGGCCAGGTTTCTAAGTTCCCTTCTCACCTTGAGTGTCCCTGAAAGTCCTGGTGACCACTGATGACTATGTTAGATGACTACTAAATTCAGGCACTCGGCAGCGACCACCGCGCAGACCGGACTTCAGCTCGCTCGCAACTCACTCTGCTTCCTCTGCAGCCGTGTCTGACAAACCCGATATGGGTGAGACTGAGAAATTCAATAAGTCGaaggtgaagaaaacagaaacgcAAGAGAAAAATCCACTGCCTTCAAAAGAAACGATTGAACAGGAGAAGCAAGCAGGTGAGTCGTAAATGAGGCGCGCGCCGCCAATATGCACTGTACATTCCACAAGCACTGCCTccttattttacttctttcagCTGTTTAACTTGGTAAGATGCAAATAGGTTGGATCAAGTTTAAATGACTGTGCTGCCCCTTTTCACATCAAAGAATGGAGAACTACTAACAACAAAGGCCGCGCCTGCCTCTCCCGTCCGCCCGCCTGTCTGGCtggcagggaaggaaaagaacttgCATGTTGGTGAAGGAGGAGGCTGGGTGGGACGACAGTGAAATCTGGAGTAAAGCGCAAGCTGGTCCACAGTGTCCTGAGGGCTGTAAAATGCAGTTTAATCAGAGTGCCATTTGTTGTTGTTCAAACGATTTTAATTAGTGGAAcgcacaatttttttaaatatgcaaataaaaagttttaaaacctgaaaaaaaaattactaccaGGTCTGTGTTCTCACTTAACTATGAGGCTATCAGACCTAAAGCACCACCGCACAActttagaaaagaaagcaaaagacaatACACTCCACTCTTAACCATCTCCAACTAGAAGAAGAATCTGAAAGGCATCTCTCTCTGACAAGTTTGCACCTTTGTGATGCATCTTCCTTACTTTTTTTGCACATGCCCCGTCTGATGACATTCTGAAAGTCTAACGCTCCAATTGATCTTCACTCTCCAACTTTACACTATTTGATGATAGGGAAGCAGCACATAAGTTGGGTTGTGGGGCAAGTCACTGATCATTCACAAAGTAGAAAACCCAAGCAACCACCATTGAGAATTAATATAGGTACAGTTTACAGAGGACTGATGTATTGCTCCTTTGCTATAAGAAACTCGTTTTGAGGCCATGACCCTGATCATTATTCCATAAGGTTGacggtttttaaaaattacctaacGGAGGTTTCGTTTAGCACCTGAACTCTCTCATTTGCTTAATCATCTCCCTTAAGCATATTTGTAGTTTTGATAGCAGCTATAATGTTCTCTTTACTGATTCACATCATTAACCAGTTCCTGCCTAACTGTTTCTTTGTCCCTGCTGGTTTTCTCTAATTCCTAGTTTTATCTTCCTGAATTCTGGAATCTCTATCTGATCTTAACTCAGCAGCAGCCTTCTGATTGCCAAACTATTGATGCAAGAACAGAAGGCGGGGCTTCCTGGGCCATCTAGATCTGCTTCTGAGCCCCTGCCAACCTCTGCCTGCCTTCGCCCACCTTTTAAAAAGGTATATACTAGTCATAGTTTCTGCTTGCTGACCAAATGTTGTCTATGATATTGTAGTAGGTTGGATAGACCCCCCTGATTTCATGTCACCACACAAAACCTCAGACTGTGACCttttttggaaatagggtctttgcagatgtaactaaggTAAGGATTGAGGTGACATCATACTGAATTAGGATGAGCCCTGAATCCAATGTGAGTGTCCTTTTAAGAGACAGACAAGGACACACACACCTATAGAGAAGGAGGTGATgcgaagacagaggcagagattggagttaatGCTGAacaagccaccagaagctggaagaaggcAGGAAAGATTCTCCCCTTGAGCCTTCAGAGGCAGCACAGCCTGCCCGCggtttgatttcagacttccaggtCCCTGGAACTGTGaaagaacacatttctgttgttttaagccaccaggttttTGTGTCATTTGTTAGGGCATTTCTAGGAATGGAATACACATAATTTTacaattttccttctctttttgttttgttcttgttattATAGAAGAACGATTTTTGTCCCTGCGTAAAGACTGGGATACTCTGGGTACTGTCACGTTCATGGCAACCTCAGAGGCAGGATAGAGGAAGGAGCGTCGCTGAAACAGGAGTTACGACATTAGCACTCAGGAGGCCTGTTCAGGGAAGGGCAGATGGGTGGGTGGCTCGTCTTGGAAACCACCTGAACCTTGGGCCTCATCCTTGTGTCTTACCTTCAAGGCTCCATCTGCACTGACTCTTGTCCTGTCCCCCACCTCTCACCTGCTGGGAGGCCCCAGCAAAACACTGCATCAGGCTTTTGTAAGAGAAGTTGATAAAAACTTATCTGTGACTTCCTTCCTACAAACTTGAAATAACTTTCAGTTTTCCTCCTGATGATAGAAGTAATACGTGCTCCTTGTAAAACAACACCAACAgataagagagaaaggaaataggaaCTTGAAATCACCTAGAATTTCCCCACCCAACATAGTATACACAcctgtatttatattatttttattaaaataatttttataatttatataataccaTATGTAAGTTATataacaatttttataaaaataatttgtttttgtaACAAATTGTTTTtgtaactgctttttaaaaaccactataAGCAAATACAGTTCCACACTGTCATCTTTATAAGCTGCAAAATATCCCAGAACACAGATGTGCCTTGATTTAGTTAGAGGTTACTACTGATAAATTTTAGGTTGTTGTCATatattttcactattataaacaattttaCAATAAACTTCTTTTAGACCTAATTTTGGGCACATATCTGATTATTTCTATAGCAAGAATTCCCCCAAATTTTTGAGTGAAAGAATATAAACTTTTAGAGGAGTTAGATATAGTCTGCCAATTACTCTCCCGAAAGGACCATGTATGATGACTTTCAGTCCTTTTCATCAATATATCCTAATTTTGAGTTACAGTAAATATTCCCTAATTTTCTGAATAAAACTATCATAACCTTGCTGTTACTAACATCTAGATTAGaaaggatcttaaaaaaaaagagtttcataCAGTAACTGGAATTTTTTTGGAGTGCATTTTCCTTCAGTtgtctcctttctccctttctgtcttatttctgtttgaaagtgctttgtgatcacAGTGTGTTATTTACTACTTTGTGACTCTTACAAGCATCAATTAACTATGAACATGACTCACCCTGATGTATGTCTTTCTTAATTCAGTGGTAAGTGCACTTTCCCAATTCCGTTGCACTAAATATCTCCAAACCTTCAGAACTgccagaatgagttaggaagaaACAGTATCTGGATCTGTTTCCTACAGAAGTGTCAATATTTGCTAAAACAAAGAGCTGGGACTACCCCCAATGGAACGCCATCTGTCCTTGTCTTTGAGAGGCTGCAGGAAAATCCTTTCACAGCCAAGAGATGGTTATTTGGCATAACTGATACTGAAATTCAGCAAGGTGGCTTTCAGAGGTGAAACAGGCCGATAAAGAGAGACTTTGCTGTGTGAAAACGGGAAGTTTAGAAATGTGTTTCAGTTTTGAATCTATAAACTAAGGATTATTTACTTTACCAAAATATTTCCCATAGGAATCTTTTAATCAGCACGATCACCTAGCTGACTTAAACATTCCGGTCATGAACATGTTATTTTCTTGTACAGCTTTTCAGGAAGTAAGCAGCTGGTAAGATGAGACACAGCTTCCTTCTCAGAGTCTCATTATTTCAACCATGCTGCTTCTTAAGCAGATAAGCTCCCTACTTTGTTCTACGATATATGGAAGCTCAGTTCTGTTGCAGTTTTAGGGTGGAGGCATAAGACACAGAGTCCAGCTTCTGAAGTATGGTTAGTTGCCTGACTCGGGTTCCAAAGGAAACCTGGTCACCTGGCTTCCTTTGGAGAAAACCCAGATTCCTTTGAACAGCAACCTGAAGAATAATTGAAGAGATCATCTCAGGTTGGAGTGAAATTCTTCAAAATACATTCGACGGCTTTCAGGGCCCAGTCCTCCTCCAGAGCACTGCTCAGTGGGATGTTTGCCACTTAGAATTTCAGTCCATCTGTGTAGTGTCCAGCTCTCCCCTGAGAACACATTTATTTGGGAACCTCGAACATTCCATAACATTCTTATGATTCCCCACTTTATCCAGCTATGTCACTTCTTCCAAGTTTATTTCCAGCAGATGCTGCCAGCCCTCAGTGGGACCTTCACCTAATCTCATTCTTCTCAGGAAAAGAGCAGTCATCCCAGCCCCAAGAGGGCTGTAGGCCACCGCCTCTAGCTGTCCCTGCTGTAGGCTGGAATGAACCAGGAGGGCAGATCTTCCCACACTGCTCTGCATCTTGGACATCTTGGCCCAGGTTAACTAGATCCAGCTAAACCAGAGGGTCTTGGCCACTATGGAAACATATATTTCAGCCCCCAAAGATACATGGGTATGTTTCTCTAATGGCTTTTTATATGGACTaaatttatgcattcattcaataaatacttagtgAACATTACTATGCATCAGGCATTGTTCTGAGAACATGTTTCTGTGAATAAAACAAAGCGCCAGGTTTAATGGAGTCTGtaatccactgggggcagacagacaataaataatttatcagagggtgatacaaaaataaataaataaagcagggaaaaagGGTTGAAGGGGaggagagtgatggtgggtgtaCGGTGCCCTTATGTAACACCCGTGTTACATAAGGAGGGAGACATGGAAAGTCTGACCtgcaggaggtgagggagagcaCCAGGCAGTTCAGTGGGGAAAGGCATAACCCAGCTAGTGAGAATAGCAAggtcaaaggccctgaggcagaagagcACCAACTGTGTTCAAGGAATAAGGGGAGGCCATGCGGAGGAAGGGAGAGCAGTATCCGGTGCCAGCTCACGCTGGACATGATAGCATGGTGAAGATTCTGTATTTTACTCTGAGTGGGATGGGAAGCCAACAGAAGATTGTGAACaagaaattaatacatgtaaGACACTTCAAACACTGTGCACAGTAAGTACTGAAAATTCtagcttttgtttttacttttcttgacTCTAAAGGTAACTAACCTCCATTCTGCATTATGAGAATGATAATTTTTAGCCTAAAATATGGTACAAAGGATAGAAGTCCTGATCTGAcagatcagatttgtggctaccaGTGGCcggggtgaggggaggagaaaTTGGAggaagatggtcaaaaggtacaaacttccagttacaagataaataagcactagggatgtaatgtaccacATGATCAACATAATGagcactgctgtgtgttatagatgaaagttgttaagagagtaaagcctacgagttctcatcacaaggaaaaaatttttttctatttctttaattttgtattcatatGAGATGTTTACTAAACatattgtgataatcacttcac contains:
- the LOC115853752 gene encoding thymosin beta-4 — encoded protein: MGETEKFNKSKVKKTETQEKNPLPSKETIEQEKQAGES